The Aspergillus luchuensis IFO 4308 DNA, chromosome 6, nearly complete sequence genome segment TGATTCTTGGGGTCCTTGGGGTTATTGTCTGTCCTGTGGGTGGTGTTGCGGGCCACCAGTAGttaaactaactaactacgtATTTACTTGTGGCTTTCGGGGaatcggagatggagggcAGGCCAGGGGACGTAAGTAATGTGTCACGTGTgataagataagaaaatCAAATGTCGGGAGGGTAGGTAGGGGTCCACGTGACGTGCATCATGGGTTTCTACTAGCtttatcttcatcttcatctcatccttctAAGATTACGGGATTCAAATATCAATTCGGctaggaaataaaaaagggaTAATATGCCTCCCCCGAAATTAGGCTTCGGCCTCAACGCCCCCTCCAAACCCATCCCTCGACCTAACCCCCCCGCGCCGAAACGCAAGAAACCTATCTTCGGCGATGACTCCGACGACGATGAACCCCAATCCACTACCAGTGTCAAGAAAGGCcccagcagcggcagtggtggCGACAGCGGCGCAATTGAAATCACGACGATAGGCGGTCTCGACGACCTCACTCCTACcaacaatgaagaagaggaagctcgCCCCGCGAAACGCAAGCTCCTCGCCCCcggcgcatcatcatcaaccaaacCGCCGAACATGAAACCACTCAACAAGAGCTCTATATTCGCGGACGcctccgacgaagaaggagaagcaacaAACACCCCCACCTACGGCCTCAACCCCTCCACGAGCAGCAAACCCAAGCCCAAGTCCAAAGACATCGACACCACAAAACCCTACACCAACCTATCCGCCCTCCACAGCAGCCGAAAACACGCGGCCGAAGCCTCCGAACTCGACCCCACGATCTACTCCTACGACGCGGTGTACGACAGCCTACACGCGAAACCgaacaaggacaagaaggccTCGGATAGTGAGAGCGGCTCGAGCGTGCCGAAATACATGACGTCGTTGCTGCGCAGCGCGGAGATCCGCAAACGGGATCAAATGCGAGCGCGGGACCGTCTGCTCGCGAAGGAGCGCGAAGCCGAGGGCGACGAGTTCGCGGATAAGGAGAAGTTCGTGACGGCGGCGTATAAGGCGCAGCAGGAGGAGTTGCGGCGGGTgcaggcggaggaagaggcgcgggaaaaagaggaggaggagagacggaagaagaatgggggGTCTGGGATGGTGGACTTTTACCGGGACATGTTGTCGcgtggggaggagaggcatGAGGCTGTTGTgaaggcggcggaggaggcggcgaagaaggtgaaggagggtggtgtgggtgaggaggagaaggaggaaggggaggagaagaaggagaagagtgaGGCGCagatggcggaggagttGAATGCCAAGGGGGCGCATATTGCGGTTAATGATGAGGGACAGGTGGTGGATAAGAGGCAGTTGTTGTCGGCGGGGTTGAATGTCgcgccgaagccgaagcagacgcagaaggagaaggatgcggcggcagcggcagcgtcGAGGGTTGCGGTGCAGGCTTCGAGGTTTGGGGCGCAGAAGCAGGCCGAACGGGGTGGACAGCGTGCTCGCCAGACGGAGATGATTGCGTCGCAGTTGGAGGAGCGGGCGAgacaggaggaggaggccgaggcGGCGCGGCAGAAGGAGATTGCGGAGCGGAGTCGCAGTCGCAAGACGGAGGGGGATGTGATGAGTGCGAAGGAGAGGTATTTGGCCAGAAAGAGGGAGCGCGAGGCTGCTGCGAAGAAGGCGTGATTGTCTACTTTGTGAGTGGTAGATTGCATATGGCTGGCGTTGGATATGGATCCTGTATAGTGTATGATATAATGAATGATTGGCGGTTATACTGGAATGGTATGATTCTTCGGGTACTTAAATGGTAGTGGCAAGTGGACAGTAGTGAGACAATATATTTGGTGTTTCGTTACTCGTTCCTAATCATAAGCCTAACGCCAGGAATGCTATCTCTTGACTAAGTGTTCTAGTAAAAGAATGCGCTGCATCTTGAATACTTTTTACCACCAACGCCGTTTAGTATGACTATGCGGTCAGGGCGAAACTGAGCCCCATCAGAACCATTCCTCCAATAGCGAACCCAGTGCACATTCCTCGATTGTGAGTTAAGGTAAGACCTTCGCTGAACAGCTGCAGAGCAACTGAGATCATGACGCCCGCCGTCGCGGCAAACATACCGCCGTAGACACCCCAGGACGGGCCAGCGGCGTCGTCGCCATTAGCACGTCGAGCACCCCATATCCAGAGAGCTGCCAGCGCAGCGCCTGCAGGTTGGCTGATGCCACCTAGCAAGCTTGACCAGAACATGGCCCAGCCGCGCGAATGCAGCGCGAGATACAGAGGTAAGGCCATGGCGAACCCTTCGCtgatgttgtggatgaaAAGAGCCAAGAAAACCGTGAGACCTAAAGTCGGGCTCGCATGGTTCGTTGCATAGGTGATAAACCCCTCCGGCAACTTGTGCAGCGCAATTGCTATCGAAGTCTGCAGACCGATGGAGAGAAAGGCGTTCTGTGGcacatggtgatggtgttggggattGGGTGGCGGCTTAGTCCCGTCTTCAGGCGCCACATCCTGGTCGTCAAGAAGACCGGtccgggaagaagaggaactcGCCTCTTGACGTCGAATTTGCGAGGATGGCAGGTTTGCCTCCAGATCATCTAGTCGTGCCGAGTCTACTTGCACGGATATGCTGTGGGGGTGCGGCAGCGGCGGGCGCACGGTGCCGTCATCCAGGACAGAGATTTCCGGTCCCTCGAGGGTCTTGGTGCATTCGTGCCCGCACGCCTGCGAGAAGCCAAAACAGGGACCATTCTCATCGCAATGTGATTTGACTCCGCCAACCAGACGACTAATGCGTCGTGTCAAGCGGATATGCAGGGATTCCCTTCGCACAAGTGCGCCTGGGTCTTCACCAGCAGCGGGGACGGTCACAGTGGCCGGGGAAGACTTGTGAGTCAAAAGAGGAGTCCGCTCATTCAGATGGTTAGGGCCGTGGGAGTGTAAATGACCGTCTGGCTTGCCCCCGTGTTCATGATCAGAGGTGGGGCGTGGCTCATGGGTATGAGCACAGTCAACGACATGTGACGGTATATAGCGATGCAATAGTGCCGATGCCAAACGGATGATGACCGCGCCCGCCAGAAAGAGACCGATAAGCACGTATGCAGCAAGCGAGGGGGACAAGCCAGCTCGAGTCAGGTACCGATGAGAAGTAGGCAGCATGCTATAGAGAGAAGTGTAAAGCTAGCGCGGTCAGCATGGTGCCAAAGTTAGGGTCAACTGGTTAGAGAGGAATACCATGACGCCCGCGCTCAGACTCAGTGACGCAGATAAGAAGCCATTGTTATGGACGATCTGGAAGCTTTTGCGGCGGGACAATCGCCGTAAAACAAGATCCACACAAATGACAGCCGATCCCAAGACACAAGCTGGATTATGTTAGCTAGCGAAACCAAGTACTATACAGAAGAAAGACTTACCCACGCCTGACACGGCGCTCATGACCCAGCCCCGGAGGTCATTGCTGGCGGCCATAATGAATAGAAGGCGAGGATGCCAGCAATTAATGCCAGCGAAAAGACTCTGAcggggaagaaagaacgAGACTTTTtcaaaggggaaaggaaagagagtttGGGGGAGCCTTGGATTTCATGATATCATGTCACGCGGCGGGCGATTAGATAACCTGGGGACCTTGCGGGCAACAACGCTGCTTTGATCCAAACAGCGGCTTTGTTCCACTTGAACTTCTTTCTTATTCTCCCCTTGCCTGCAGCCAACGAATCGTCCTTTCACTGCATCTCTGCAGCACCGTTGGAGAGGTTTATCGAGGAGCCACTCGGGCGAGGTTTAAACTACCAAGTCTTAAGGGAGATGATAATACGCTGCTCGGAGCCCCGTCCCCCTCCCAAGCCCCTTGTACAACTCATCGCGCCTTCAACGCCCCTGTCCGCTAACCACCAGACTCCAAGGTCCCCAGACTAATTTCTCATCGGGCCATGAGCTGCAGCAACACAATAGGCCACGGCGAGTCACGTAGCAGTGTGTCTCAACTTACGATATATtgccagcgccagcgccaggCAACAGCCCTGAATGGCTCGGAGTCCGTGATAAGCGTATAGTATTATGTACGTCCTCCCTGGAAGTGAGCCCATGCATGCGACGCGCACCATGGTTGGCGGTATGGGAGCTCCAATTCATTAGCTAGAGCGGAAGGCGTAAAGTAGACTTTACCTTGCGGTTCCTGCTCATGAAAAATGGTAATGTGATGTAGACTGCCAGCTATCGAGAACTGGACTTCTACTAGACGTCTGATTTACCTTGAAGGCTGAGTTCCATTATCCGAAACTGCTAGCAAATTTCTGCGGAAGGCATCACTCGTTGTGCAAGCGAATCATCTTTTCTGGAGGCATACGTCCGCTTTGCAGTAAAAATGCATGATCCAGAAGCTGGGGTGCTGTTTACGTTAAATTCCACAGACGTACTTAACCATGCGTTCTAGCGAACGAAACGTAGTATCCAGGAATTACTACCTACATGCACTATGAGCAGACACACTCAGCCCTCAACCAGTCCGAAGGTAACCTTAGGTAAATGTTCCATTCCCAACGAGAAGCGCACTCTCGCAGAAGCTAGATGACATAGCGGCGAGGGGAAGTATTTCGGCGTTGCCGGTTGCATTAGCGTGGGACTATGGGGCGTAAGAGGATCTGAGGGCCGCATGAATGGTTGGCGCGAGTTAGCCTAAGATTTTAGTTGATCGTCAGTCACCAGTAGCACTCCAGATTCCAAGAATGACAGCCATACCTCATGATGGCATATCCTTCCCAGTGGTCAATGCCTCTGAGTAGCTTTGTAAGCCAAGCCTCTAGGAAGCATTTatagttcttcttcttggtacATGTCAGACCCCAAATCTTGAATCGGAACCCGAAGTACCATCCATTTGACTCTAAATGACGGAGTcttgagaagcagaagagtgTCATTCTTGCCCTGGGTAGTCATTTGTGTATAGCCTGTCAAATCAGGCGAGAAAATTGTTGAAAAGAGAGGATTATTCATACTTGCTATCTTTCGGATGGCCAATTGTGTATGACTGACGCAGTGGCTCTCCAGTCCATGACTCTCCTGCAAGCTGATCTCCCCTGCACAATTATCAGATAAGCCTGTACCTGCTGCCACTGTCCGGAGAATATAGAAGTGGTACAAAT includes the following:
- a CDS encoding splicing regulator NSRP1-like domain-containing protein (COG:S;~EggNog:ENOG410PQ4R;~InterPro:IPR018612;~PFAM:PF09745), coding for MPPPKLGFGLNAPSKPIPRPNPPAPKRKKPIFGDDSDDDEPQSTTSVKKGPSSGSGGDSGAIEITTIGGLDDLTPTNNEEEEARPAKRKLLAPGASSSTKPPNMKPLNKSSIFADASDEEGEATNTPTYGLNPSTSSKPKPKSKDIDTTKPYTNLSALHSSRKHAAEASELDPTIYSYDAVYDSLHAKPNKDKKASDSESGSSVPKYMTSLLRSAEIRKRDQMRARDRLLAKEREAEGDEFADKEKFVTAAYKAQQEELRRVQAEEEAREKEEEERRKKNGGSGMVDFYRDMLSRGEERHEAVVKAAEEAAKKEKSEAQMAEELNAKGAHIAVNDEGQVVDKRQLLSAGLNVAPKPKQTQKEKDAAAAAASRVAVQASRFGAQKQAERGGQRARQTEMIASQLEERARQEEEAEAARQKEIAERSRSRKTEGDVMSAKERYLARKREREAAAKKA
- a CDS encoding Zn(2+) transporter ZRT3 (COG:P;~EggNog:ENOG410PITS;~InterPro:IPR003689;~PFAM:PF02535;~TransMembrane:8 (o12-33i45-67o87-106i311-328o348-371i378-401o416-438i450-468o);~go_component: GO:0016020 - membrane [Evidence IEA];~go_function: GO:0046873 - metal ion transmembrane transporter activity [Evidence IEA];~go_process: GO:0030001 - metal ion transport [Evidence IEA];~go_process: GO:0055085 - transmembrane transport [Evidence IEA]) encodes the protein MAASNDLRGWVMSAVSGVACVLGSAVICVDLVLRRLSRRKSFQIVHNNGFLSASLSLSAGVMLYTSLYSMLPTSHRYLTRAGLSPSLAAYVLIGLFLAGAVIIRLASALLHRYIPSHVVDCAHTHEPRPTSDHEHGGKPDGHLHSHGPNHLNERTPLLTHKSSPATVTVPAAGEDPGALVRRESLHIRLTRRISRLVGGVKSHCDENGPCFGFSQACGHECTKTLEGPEISVLDDGTVRPPLPHPHSISVQVDSARLDDLEANLPSSQIRRQEASSSSSRTGLLDDQDVAPEDGTKPPPNPQHHHHVPQNAFLSIGLQTSIAIALHKLPEGFITYATNHASPTLGLTVFLALFIHNISEGFAMALPLYLALHSRGWAMFWSSLLGGISQPAGAALAALWIWGARRANGDDAAGPSWGVYGGMFAATAGVMISVALQLFSEGLTLTHNRGMCTGFAIGGMVLMGLSFALTA